CGCGGTCGCCGCCGACGGTGATCACGGCCGCAGCATGGCGCGGGGGACCGGCGCCGCGCACGCGGCCGCGATGACCGCGGTGCGGGCGGGCGCGGGGGTCCGCTCGACGTTGGCGGGGGCCGGCGATGCCTGGGCAGCGCGGGCGGGCGGGACCTCGGGCGTGCTGTGGGGCACCGGCCTGCGCGCCTTCGCCGGTGAGCTCTCCGACGGGGAGGCGCCGTCGGCCGCCGAGCTGGCCGCCGGGGTGGCGGCGTTCGCGGAGTCGATCGTGCGAACGGGCGGGGCGCAGCAGGGGGACAAGACGATGGTGGACGCGATCGCGCCGTTCGCGGCGGAGTTCGCCGGTTCCGGTTCGTGGGCGCGCGCGGCCGAGGCGGCCCGTGCGGCGGCAGGGGAGACGGCGTCGTTGCAGCCGAAGGTGGGCCGGGCCCGGCCGATGGCGCAGCGCAGCCTCGGCACCTCCGATCCAGGTGCGATGTCGTTCGCCCTGATCGCCGAGACGATCGCGGCGGCGGCCGGGACCGCAGGCTGAGCCGGGGCAATCCGGTTCGCGAGCGGTGCCGGTGGTCCGCTCGGCGCGTGCGGCGGCACCGCTTCGACGTCCGTGGAATCCGGCCCTCCTCGCAGCTCAACGGCGGTGCGCACCTCCTCCCGGGAATCGGCCGAACGAGGGCTTCACCCGTTCGAATGCTGTGACGTGCGGCACCTGTAGCAGCCGGACCGACTAGAGTGATGATTGGGTGACCGAAGGTTGGAAGCCCGACTAAATTGCGAACCGGGGAAGGCTCGATCCGGTGAGCGCGGGCCCGTCCGGGATCAACGGTGAGATCGGCGAAAGGTGCGGTGCGGTATGTCCCAGGAGTTGGAGCACTTCATCGGCGGCAAGCGTGTCGCCGGAACCTCCGGGAACTTCGGTGACGTCTTCGACCCGAACACCGGGCGGGTGCAGGCCAAGGTGCCGCTGGCGTCGACCCAGGAGGTCTCCGCCGCGATCGCCAACGCCGCGGAGGCGCAGCCCGCGTGGGCGGCGCAGAACCCGCAGAAGCGCGCCCGGATCATGATGCGCTTCCTGCAGCTGGTCAACGAGGAGATGGACTCGCTGGCCCGGCTGCTGTCCGCCGAGCACGGCAAGACCGTCCCCGACGCCAAGGGCGACATCCAGCGCGGCCTGGAGGTCGCCGAGTTCGCCGTCGGCATCCCGCACCTGCTCAAGGGCGAGTACAGCGAGAACGCGGGCACCGGCATCGACGTGTACTCGATGCGCCAGCCGCTGGGTGTGGTCGCGGGCATCACGCCGTTCAACTTCCCCGCGATGATCCCGCTGTGGAAAGCGGCGCCGGCCATCGCCGCGGGCAACACGTTCGTGCTCAAGCCCTCCGAGCGCGATCCCTCGGTGCCGCTGCGGCTCGCGGAGCTGTTCATCGAGGCCGGGTTGCCGCCGGGCGTGCTCAACGTGGTCAACGGCGACAAGGTCGCGGTCGACGCGGTGCTCACCGACCCGCGCATCGAGGCGGTCGGGTTCGTCGGCTCCTCCTCGATCGCCGAGTACATCTACAGCACCGCCGCCGCGCACGGGAAGCGCGCGCAGTGCTTCGGCGGCGCCAAGAACCACATGATCGTGATGCCGGACGCCGACCTCGACCAGGTGGTGGACGCGCTGGTCGGCGCGGGCTACGGCTCGGCGGGCGAGCGCTGCATGGCGATCTCGGTGGCGGTTCCGGTGGGGCAGCCCACCGCGGACGCGCTGGTGGACAAGCTCACCGAGCGGGTCCGCAAGCTCAAGATCGGCACCAGCTTCGACGAGACCGCGGACTTCGGCCCGCTGGTGACGAAGCAGGCGCTGCAGCGGGTCGACGAGCTCGTCGCCGCCGGGGTCGAGGAGGGCGCCGAGCTGGTCGTCGACGGCCGCGGGTTCTCGCTGGAGGGCCACGAGGACGGGTTCTTCGCGGGCGCCTCGCTGTTCGACCACGTCACAACGGACATGCGGATCTACCGCGAGGAGATCTTCGGGCCGGTGCTGTCGATCGTGCGCGCCGCCGACTACGAGGAAGCGCTCCGGTTGCCCAGCGAGAACGAGTACGGCAACGGCGTCGCGATCTTCACCAGGGACGGCGACGCCGCGCGCGAGTTCACCAGCCGCGTGAACGCGGGCATGGTCGGCGTGAACGTCCCGATCCCGGTGCCGATCGCGTACCACACCTTCGGCGGCTGGAAGCGCTCCGGGTTCGGCGACCTCAACCAGCACGGGCCGGACTCGATCAAGTTCTACACCAAGACGAAGACGGTGACCTCGCGCTGGCCCTCCGGGCTCAAGGAAGGCGCCAGCTTCACCATCCCGACCATGAACTGACTCGGCAGCGGGCAGGGCCGGCCGCACCACGTCGGCTGGTCCTGCCCGGGAAACTCGAAGGTAGGAGTGAACGTGTCGGTAGCAGCGGTTTCCGGACCTTCCGGCGCGGTGTCGCCGTTCGCGCTGACCGAGGACCAGCGGGCGATCCAGCAGCTCGCCCGCGAGTTCGCGGTCGAGCAGCTCGCGCCGCACGCGGTGCAGTGGGACCAGGACAAGCATTTCCCGGTCGACGTGCTGCGGGCCGCCGGTGAGCTGGGCATCGGGGGCATCTACGTCGACGAGGCCTACGGCGGCACCGGGCTGAGCCGGTTCGAGTCGGTGCTCATCTTCGAGGCGCTGGCCTCCGGTGATCCCTCGGTGGCGGCGTACCTGTCGATCCACAACATGGTCGCGGGCATGATCGACCGCTTCGGCGACGCCGAGCAGCGGGCGCGCTGGCTGCCGTCGCTGTGCGCGCTGGAGACCCGCGCGAGCTACTGCCTCACCGAACCAGAAGCCGGGTCCGATGCGGCGGCGCTGCAGACCCGAGCGGTGCGCGACGGCGACGACTACGTGCTGACCGGGGTGAAGCAGTTCATCTCCGGCGGCGGCAGCTCCGACGTGTACGTGGTGATGGCGCGGACCGGGGAGAGCGGCTCGAAGGGCATCTCCACGTTCATCGTCGAAAGCGGCTCCGAGGGGCTCTCGTTCGGGCCGAACGAGAAGAAGATGGGCTGGAACGCCCAGCCCACCCGCCAGGTGATCCTCGACGGCGTGCGGGTTCCGGAGAGCAGGCGCCTCGGCCCCGAGGGGATCGGGTTCAAGATCGCCATGGCCGGGCTGGACGGCGGCAGGCTCAGCATCGCGTCCTGCTCGCTGGGCGGTGCGCGGGCCGCACTGGACCAGAGCCTCGGCTACGTGCGGGAGCGCAGCGCCTTCGGCTCGAAGCTCAGCGAGTTCCAGGTGCTGCAGTTCAAGCTCGCCGACATGGCCACCGAGCTGGAGGCCGCGCGGATGCTGCTGTGGCGCGCCGCGTGGGCGCTGGACTCCCGCGACGGGGACGCGACGAGGCTGTGCGCGATGGCCAAGCGGCTGGCCACCGACGTGGGCTTCACCGTGGCGAACGAGGCGCTTCAGATCCACGGTGGATACGGATACCTTGCCGAGTACGGCCTGGAGAAGATCGTGCGCGACCTGCGCGTGCACCAGATCCTCGAGGGCACGAACGAGATCATGCGACTGATCATTTCCCGTGGACTGCTGGAGTCGGCATCATGACAACACCCGCCCCGGAGCAGGTTCTGCTCAGCGTCGAGGGCGCGCTCGGACGCATCACGCTCAACCGCCCCAAAGCGATCAACTCGCTGACCCTGGAGATGGTCCGGGAGATCACCGCCGCGCTGCGGCGGTGGAGCTCCGACGACCAGGTCCAGGTGGTGCTCATCGAGGGCGCGGGCGAACGCGGCCTGTGCGCGGGCGGCGACATCCGGGCGCTCTACGACGCGGCGAAGGCGCAGGACGACTCGCTGCCGAAGGCGTTCTGGAGCGAGGAGTACCGGCTCAACACGATGCTGGCGCACTACCCGAAGCCGGTCGTGGGGCTGATGGACGGCGTCTGCATGGGCGGCGGGGTCGGCATCTCCGCGCACGGTTCGCACCGGGTCGTGACGGAACGGACGAAGATCGGCATGCCGGAGGTCGGCATCGGCTTCGTGCCCGACGTCGGCGGTACGTTCCTGCTCTCGCAGGCCCCCGGCGAGCTCGGCACGCACCTGGCGCTGACCGGCGCGCCCGTCGGCGGCGCGGACGCGGTGGCGCTGGGGCTGGCCGACCACTACCTGCCCAGCGAGCGCATCGACGATCTCGTCAAGGCGCTGACCACCGGTGACGCGGACGCGGCGCTGGCCAGGTTCGCCGAGCCCGCACCGGAGTCCCCGGTGGCGGCGCAGCGGGAGTGGATCGACGCCGCCTACGCCGGGGACGACGTGGCGGAGATCCTCGCGCGGCTGCGCGCCCGGCCGGAGGAGGCGGCCGGCAAGGCCGCGGACGCCATCGAGTCGAAGTCCCCGACCTCGCTGAAGCTGACGCTGCGCGCCTTGCGCAGCCGCCCCGGCACGCTGGAGGTCGCGCTCGACCAGGAGTTCCGGATCGCGCTGCGCTGCCTCACCGCGGGCGACTTCGTGGAGGGCGTGCGCGCCACCCTCGTGGACAAGGACCGCGACCCGAAGTGGTCGCCGAACCGGCTCGACGACGTGGGCGAAGACCAGGTGCAGCGGTTCTTCGCCCCGCTCGGCGCGGACGAACTGGGCCTGTCGGGCTGACCGCCTGCCGTTGACCTCGCCTGCCGGGTGAGCTGCGTTGCGGACGTCGAGCGCGAGGTTCCGCTGCCCGCCCCGCGCAGGCCGAGGTCGAAGGCAGGTCCTGAGCACCCGGGCCGCGCGCCCGGATCGAACCACCGCACCCGCAGAAGGGAACATGACAATGGCTGTCATCGGTTTCATCGGGCTGGGCCACATGGGCGGCCCGATGTCGGCGAACCTGGTCAGGGCCGGGCACACCGTGCGCGGGTTCGACCTGGTGCCCGCGGCGCTGGACGCGGCGCGCGCGAACGGGGTGACCGTGGCCGACTCGGCCGCCGAGGCCGTCGCCGGTGCCGAAGCGGTGATCACGATGCTGCCCAGCGGCAAGCACCTGCTGGACTGCTACGAGCAGGTGCTGCCCGCGGCGGAACCGGGCGCGCTGCTCGTCGACTCCTCGACGGTCGACGTCGCCGACGCCAGGGCCGCCCACGAGCTGGCCGGGGCGGAGGGCTTCGGTTCGCTGGACGCGCCGGTCTCCGGCGGCACGGCGGGCGCGGAGGCGGGCACCCTCACGTTCATGGTGGGCGGTGCCGAGGAGCACTTCCAGCGCGCGGAGTCGCTGCTGGAGCCGATGGCCCGCAAGGTGATCCACTGCGGTGGTCCGGGCAACGGCCAGGTCACCAAGATGTGCAACAACCTCATCCTCGGGGCTTCGATGGTCGCCGTCGGCGAGGCCTTCGTGCTGGGCGAGCGGCTCGGCTTGAGCAACCAGGCGCTCTACGACGTGGCGTCGATCTCCACCGGCCAGTGCTGGGCGCTGACCACGAACTGCCCGGTGCCGGACCTGGTGGAGACCAGCCGCGCCAACCACGACTACGAGCCGGGCTTCTCGGCCGCCCTGATGCTCAAGGACCTGAAGCTGGCGGAGTCGGCGGCGCGGCAGAGCGGCACCGACGCGTCGATCGGGCGGCTGGCCACGGAGCTGTACCAGCGGTTCAACGAGGAAGGCGGCGGCGGGTACGACTTCGGCGCCATCATCCGCTCCATCCGGGAGCACTCGGAGCGCTCCGCCGAAGCGTCCCCCGAGGTCACCGGCACCCCGTGACCGCCGTCGCCGCGCGGCACGGCCCCGGTGCCGTGCCGCGGCCGGGGCGGGATGAGGCCCGGAAGGTCCCGGCGTACGCTGGCGCCTCGTGATGGACTGGCTGTTCGAGTGGTGGGACGGCGTCGAGCTGTGGCTCGTTCAGCTGTGGTACCCGCTGCTGGTGACCCTGGTCCTGGTCGTGCTGCTGCCGGTGTGCTGGTACCTGGCGCGCGTCCTCGACCGGGCCATCGACGGGATCGGCGCGAAGCTGACCCGAGTGCGCGACGCCGAGCCGCCGGTGCGGACCCCGCGCGGAACGGACGTGTCGTGAGCAGGTTGAGTTCGCGCAAGCGCATCACCATCGCCCTGGTCGGCCTGATCGCGCTGGTCGTCATCGGGTGGTTCGTCCAGCAGGGCACGACGGGGCACCGTTCCGCGACGCCGGTTGACGGCGGGGGCACGCTGGTGTGGCAGGCTGTGCCCGTTCTGCCGGATTCATCGGTCTCGGCGGTGCCGTGGCGAGCGTTCGCCCTTCCGGGGCCGTCCGCGTCGCTGGCGTGACCGTGCGGGCTCCGGACCGTGGCGCATCGCCTCGGCATTGCGGTGAACAACACCTGTTCCTGGTTGTTGACGTGTGTGGTTGAGTGGGATGTTTGCGACGAAAAAGCCTCAGGTAATCCGGAAGGAGCCGGCGGTGGGCAAGCTGGAGCAGCCTGGCGTGAGCGCGAAGACGGCGGCTGAGGACGCGGAGCGGCGCGGTGCGTCCGTGCACGTGCTCGACGGCAGCGACCTGATCAACAAGCGGACCGCGCTGGACGGGATCGCGGCGGTGCTGTCGTTCCCGGAGTGGGCCGGGCGCAACCTGGACGCGCTCTACGACTGCCTGACCGACCTGTCCTGGTTGCCGGAAGGCGAGCACGTGCTCATCTGGTCCGGCGCGCAGAACCTCGCGGAGCACGACCCGAAGGCCTACGCGAAGATCAACACGGTGCTGCAGGACGCCGCCAGCAACACGATCTGCGGCCGCGGCTTCGCCACGATCCTCACCCGCGACTGAGCGTTCCCGCCCGCGATCACTCCGGGCGGCGGGGGATCCAGGCGGCCGGGCGCTTCTCGGCGAAGGCGCGGATGCCCTCCTGGCCCTCCTCGGAGGCGAAGTGGCTCGCGGAGAGCTCGAGGACGGCGTCGAAGTCCTCGCTGATGGTGGCCGCGCGCGGGCGCCGCAGCAGTTCCTTGGTGGCGGCCAAGGCGTTCGGAGCGCCACGGGTGAGCAGGTCGGCGTAGCGGGCGACCTCCGCGTCCAGCGACTCCGCGGGGACCGCCGAATTCAGCAGGCCGATCTCGACGGCGCGGGCCGCGTCGAAGTTCTCCCCGGTCAGGAACAGCTCGTGCGCGGCGCGCGGTTGCAGCCGGGGCAGCACGGTCAGCGAGATGACCGCGGGCACCACGCCGATGCGCACCTCGGAGAAGCCGAACGTCGCGGTGTCCGCGGCCACGGCGAGGTCGCAGGCCGCGACGATGCCGACACCACCGGCCCGCGCCGGCCCCGCCAGTTTCGCGATGACCGGTTTCGGGCTGGTCCACAGCGCTTCGAGCAGTTCGGGCAGCTCCCGCACGCCTTGCTGGTCCGCGTCGGCGGAGCGGGATTCCTTGAGGTCCATCCCGGCGCAGAACACCGGTCCGGTGTGGGCGAGCACGACGACCCGCACGGTGTCCTCGGCCAGCGCCGCGGCCAGGTGATCGCGCAGTTCGCGGCGCAGCTGCGCGGACAGCGCGTTGCGGTTGTGCGGGGAGTCCAGCGTGATCGTCGCGATGCCCGCGTCGACGGTGCGGTGCACGAGTTCGTCGCCCATGCGCCGCACGTTAGCCGCACCGACGGCATCGGAGCCAGGCCCGGAACACCGGAGCCCGCGCTTTCGTGACGGGTTGGCGGCGTTCGTCCCCGCCGCTGAGCGGTGACGAGACGACCGCTCGCTGGTGCTCGGCCTTCCTCTTGTGCGGACGGCTCTTCGGCGCCCACTTGGGAAAAATCCCGCCGTGAGATGACAACCGAGGTTCCGATACCCGACTACGCGGGCCGAGCGCGAACGCAAGCCCTCACGTCGGTGGGTAGCGCGTCGTCCAGTCTTCGGTGTCCGGGGGGTGCGGGCCGAACTCCAGGCTCGCGTCGTGGGCGAGCTGTTCGATCACGTCGTGCAGTTCGAGCTCGGTGCGCCACCGGTCCGGGATCTTCGCCGCCCCCGCCTGCGCGCCGACGAGGCTGCCGCAGACGGCGCCGGTGGTGGCGGAGTTGCCGGAGTGGTTGACCGCCAGCGGCAGCGCGACGTCGATGTCGCCGTCGGCCACCAGCGCGGCGTACAGGCCGATGCCGAGCGCGTCGGCGGCGCTCCAGCCGTTGCCGATGCCGGTTTCCAGGTGGGTCGGCGTGGTCTCGGCGGACGCGGCGTAGCGCACCGCGGCGGCGACCTTGCGGGAGACCTCCTGCTGACCGCGGTGCCCGCTGAGCTCGTCCAGCGCCTCGTCGACGGCAGTGGCGAGGTCGCAGCCGGTGAGCAGCCGGGACACCAGGAACGCGAGCGTGCCCGCGCTGAGGTAGGCGACCGGATCGCCGTGGGTGAGCGCGGCCGTGTTCTGCCCGACGCGGAACACCTCCGCCGGGTCGTCGCTCCATAACGCCGCGGGGACCGCCCGCATCACCGCCGTGCTGCCCTGCGAGTCGCTGACCGGGTGGTCCGGGGTGCCCATCGGTTGTTGGCCCTTGGCGAACGCGATGAGCGTGCGCATCATGGTGCGGCCCGGGTTCCGGGTCTGGTACAGGGCGCGGTGCCCCACCAGCCAGCCGTCCGGGGCGGGGGTGTGCTTGAGGAATTCGCCCGCCGCGCGCCCCCAGCTGAGGTGCTGGGTGTGCAGCCAGCGCTGGTAGGCGTGCTGGATGTGCCGGGACGGGTCGGCGACCTCGCCGGTACGGCGGCTCACCCCGGCGCGGATGGTGCCTTCGAGCGAGAACAGCAGCAGCTGGGTGTCGCTGCCGAGGCGTCCCGCGGGATGCCCGGCGGGCACGTAGTTGCGCAGGCCCTGCGGCCCGTGCCGGTCCTGGATGTCGTCCCAGCCGCTGCCCGCGATGGGCGTGCCGAGTGCTTCACCGATGGCGCATCCCAGCACCGCTCCGAGGAAGCGGTCCCTGGAGGCGGCGAGTCTGGGCACGGCGTGCAGGCTCCTTCTCCGGTCGGGGGCGTGCGCAGGGGCGCCGACGGGGTACCGCTGGAGCCACTCGGCGGATTCGTCCGGGTAGGGACCGAATTCGGTGGTGGCGTCCTCGGCGAGCCGTTCCAGCACCGCGAGCGCGGCGGGTTTCTCGGCCCACGGTAGGGGAATCGCGGCGGGCCCGTGGGCGGCTCCGAGCAATTGGCCGCACAGCACGGCCGTGGTCCGGGTGTCGCCGCCGTGGTCGGCCGCGGCGGCGACGGCGGTGGTGAAGTCGTCGGGGCACGCGGCGGCGACGCGCAACGCCACGGCGAGCGCCTCGGTGCCGGTGCGGCCCGCGCCCATCGCGTCGAGCTGGGCGGCTCCGGGGGCGAAGCCGACCGGGCTGGTCGCGCCGAGGCGCAGCGCGCGGTCCAGCAGCGCGGGCCGGGAGTCGGCGGGTTCCCAGGACGCGACGGCCCGGGACAGGCTCTCGTGCAGCGGAATTCCGCGCAGCAGCAGGGAGATCGCGACGCCGAGCGCTCCGGCGGGACGGTGCCCGTCCGGGTGGCCGTGGGACAGGGCGGCGAGGTCCTTGGCGCCGCCGAACACAGCGGTGCCCGACCACAGCGCCGCCACGGCGCCCAGCGGTACGCCCGACGCGCCGGACGCGTGCGCGGAGGCCCTGTCCCCGGCGGCGATCCTGGTCAGCGCGGTGAGCAGCGCCGGGTCGTCGACCGAGTCGGCGCGCAGCTCGGGCCGGTCGACCAGCCAGCCGTCCGGTCCTTCGGCCGGGTCGGCGACGCAGTCCTGCCACGGGATCCCGCGGGTGTGCAGCCACCGCTGCAGTCCATTGAGGACGGAGGCGGGGACGTCGGCGGCGCCGTGCACGCGCAGCGCGGTGTGCGCGCGGATCACGCCCTCCAGCGCGAACAGCGCCGACGTGGTGCGTTCGCCGATGCGGCCCGCGACGGTGAATTCGGCGCAGGCGGCGCCCAGCAGCATCCCGGCGAACCGGCTCGCGGCGTCCGCCCGGTAGCCGGAGTCGTCGGCGAGGCCGGTCGCGGGCACCGGCGGTGCCGGATCGGTGCCGATGCGCTGGCGCAACGCCGCGAACCACGGCGGCCGGGTCAGCGGACGATCCCGCCACGACCGCCACTTCTCCAGCAGCAGCCGCTCATCGGCGTCGGCGGGCTCGGCCGACGCCAAGGGCGAGGTGCCCGGTCCGGGCGTGTCGGATTCCGCGCCCTCGGCGGAATCCGAGCGCGCGGTCGCCGAATCCGGCGTCGCCGAACGGCGCCGTTCCCGGTATGCCGCCAGCAACGCCCGTTCCGCCTCGGTGAGCCCGTCGGAGGCCCTCGCGTCCGTCACCCGTGCAACGTTACTGCCTGTCTTCGATCTTGTTCTGCGCGGCGGTGCGGGTGGTGGAAACTCGGCACCCGGCGTCGAACCCGATCCGCGACGGCGGTCGTTCAGCGCGGCCCCGGCGGCTTGCTCGCTGCGGGATCGATGCCGCGAGCGGCGCGGCCGACGGGACATCGTCGTGTTCGCGAGACACCCGCAGGGATCGAGCCGGATGCCGCCCAGTGGGGCGGCCGTTGGCGGGGCACCGGCCGAGGGCGCTGCTCAGCGGGAGCGACAGTGCCTCGGCCTGCTCGTCGCGGGACCACCTTGGCGAGCGCCTTCGCTGCGCCGTCCCCGCGAACTCGTGGCGGTGCCGAGCGCCCTGGTCGCTTACTCCCAGCGCTGGCGCGGCACCGCCCGCGAAGTCCTCGCGCGCACCGGGCCCCAGGGCGCCTCAGCCCGTGTAGCGCTTGGTCCAGTCCGGTGCCGTGCCGTCGGGGGTCAGGTCGGTCTCGGCGCGGCGCGCGTCGGTGATCAGCTGCTCCACCTGGTCGTGCAGCTCCAGCTGGTCGAGCCACTCCGGCGGGATCTCCGCCGCACCGCGCGCCGCTCCGAGCAGCCCGCCGCACAGGGCCGCGGTGGCGGCGGAGTCACCGGAGTGCGTCGCGGCCAGCGCGACCGCGTCCGCGAACGAGTCGGGGTGCGTCAAGGCCGCGGCCACCGCGACACCGAGCGCGGCCGGGGCGTGCCTGCCGGCCCCGAGCTTCTCCAGCGCCGGCACCGGAACCGGGCCGTGCTCGGCCAGTTCGAGCGCGTCGCGCAGCGAGCGGACCGTGTTCTCGTTGCCCTCCCAGGCCTTCAGCTCGTTGAGCGTGGTGTGCACGCTCTCGGCCAGGGTCTGGCCGTCGCGCAGCGCGGCGACCATCGCGGCGACCGCCGCAGCCGGGAGGTAGCCGTCCGGGTGGCCGTGGGTGAGCACGCCGATCGTGATGCCCAGTTCGACGGCCGCGCCGGGAGTGTCGGCGTGCAGCCCGACCACGGCGCCCCGCGCCGCGGCGGCCGCGCCGGTGGCCTGGTTCGGCGGGGTGCTCGGAGTGGGGGCGGCGCTCTCGCCGTCCCATCCGGCGAGCGCGGTGAGGGTGGCCTCGTCGGGGAACCGCTGCACGCGCAGCACGGCCTGCTCGGCGAGCGCGGCGGGCCGCACGGCGGGCTCGATCGGCGCCCCCTGGGTGAGCACCCAGTGCTGCAGGGTGCCGCGCACCAGGTCCACCGGCTCGGCGCCGGGCCGGTTCAGTCCGTTGTGGACGGTGCTGCGCAGCAGTCCGTCCAGCACGAACACCGACTGCTGGCCCACCGCGGTGGACCGGCCGCGGCCGCCGAGGTACTCGGCCGGTTCGCGGACGCCGTCCGGATTGCGGCGCAGGATCGCCCGCTGGGACAGGAACGTCCACGGTGCGCCCAGCGCGTCGCCCGCGAGCACGCCCAGGGCGCATCCGGCGAGCCGGTCCAGGCGGTCCAGCGCCGCCGGGACCTCCTCGGCGAGCTCCCCGTCGGCTTCGCCCGCGGCCACCAGCTGCGCGGCGCGTTCGGCGCCGAACGCCTCCTGGAGCAGCTTGTGCAGGCCTTCGGAGAGGTCGTTGGGGGTGTCGTCCTCGCCGTCGCGGAACTTGCGCCACGCGGCGAGCAGCCGCAGTTCCTCGTCGTTGAGGCCGTCGCCGGCCTCCTCGTCGGCGGAAGCATCGGCCGGGGCAGCGGTCTCGGCAGCGGCGGGAACCTCCGCCGCGGCGGGAACCTCCGGCGTGGCCGGGGACTTCGACGGTGCGGGAACCTCCGGCGTGGCCGGAGATGTCGACGTTGCTGGGGCCTCCGGCGTGGCCGGAGCCTCCGAGACCGCGGGCGCTTCGGATGCCGCAGTAGTCGCGGAAGCCTTGGCCGCCTGCGGCGTCGCCGACGCCGGGGAGGCCTCGGGTGCCGCTGGAGTCGCGGAAGCCGGAGAAGCCTCGGGTGCTCGCGGAGCCGCGGACGCCGGAGCGGCCCCCGCAGCCGGCGGAGCGGGCTCGTCGTCGGTGATGGCCGGGATCGGGGCGAGCACCGCGGTGGTCTCCGCCGCGGTCTCCGGCACCGCCGTGCGCTGCTTCGGCTCGGCCGGGCGCTCGGGCTTGCGCGGCGGCGCCGCCTTCGCCCCGGGCGCGCTGCCCGCGGGGTAGCGGCGCAGCCACTCCGGGACCGACGGCGGGTGCTCCCCGAACTCCTCCGTCGCGTCCCGCGCGAGCTGCTCGATGACCTCGCCCAGCTCCACCCGCTGCCGCCACGCGTGCGGAACGGCGCTCGCGGTGTGCGCGGCGCCCATGATGTTCCCGCAGATCGAGGCGGTCGCGTCGCTGTCGCCGGAGTGGTTCGCGGCCAGCACCACGGCGTCGGCGTAGGAGGACGGCCGGGCGAGCGCGGCGCACACCGCGATGGCCAGCGCCTGCTCGCCGACCCGGCCTTCGCCGAGCCGGTGCTGGATCTGCTCCGGGGTGGGAGTGCCCTCGGTGGCGAGTTCGATCGCCCGGCGCAGCGCGCTCGTGGTCTCCTCGTGGCCTTCCCACCCGGACAGCTCGGTGAGCGCGCGATCCACGCCCTCCGGCAGCGATCGGCCGCTGAGCAGCTGGGCCACGATGACGGCCAGCGCGCCCGCGGGCAGGAACCCGCTCGGGTGCCCGTGGGTGAGCGCGGCGGTCGCCGCACCCACCCGGAACGTCTCGGTGGGGTCCGCCGACCAGAAACCGGCCGGGGCCGCGCGCATCACGCCGCCGCAGCCCTTGGAGTCGTTGATCCGGTTCGTCAGGGTGCCCAGTCGGCCGCTGGTGGCGTAGGCGTGCAACGCCTGCACGCAGGTGGCGCCCGGCGCGCGGCGCACGAACAGGCCCTTCTCCCGGATCAGCCAGCCGTCCGGCGGCGCGGCGGC
This window of the Saccharopolyspora gloriosae genome carries:
- a CDS encoding ADP-ribosylglycohydrolase family protein → MTDARASDGLTEAERALLAAYRERRRSATPDSATARSDSAEGAESDTPGPGTSPLASAEPADADERLLLEKWRSWRDRPLTRPPWFAALRQRIGTDPAPPVPATGLADDSGYRADAASRFAGMLLGAACAEFTVAGRIGERTTSALFALEGVIRAHTALRVHGAADVPASVLNGLQRWLHTRGIPWQDCVADPAEGPDGWLVDRPELRADSVDDPALLTALTRIAAGDRASAHASGASGVPLGAVAALWSGTAVFGGAKDLAALSHGHPDGHRPAGALGVAISLLLRGIPLHESLSRAVASWEPADSRPALLDRALRLGATSPVGFAPGAAQLDAMGAGRTGTEALAVALRVAAACPDDFTTAVAAAADHGGDTRTTAVLCGQLLGAAHGPAAIPLPWAEKPAALAVLERLAEDATTEFGPYPDESAEWLQRYPVGAPAHAPDRRRSLHAVPRLAASRDRFLGAVLGCAIGEALGTPIAGSGWDDIQDRHGPQGLRNYVPAGHPAGRLGSDTQLLLFSLEGTIRAGVSRRTGEVADPSRHIQHAYQRWLHTQHLSWGRAAGEFLKHTPAPDGWLVGHRALYQTRNPGRTMMRTLIAFAKGQQPMGTPDHPVSDSQGSTAVMRAVPAALWSDDPAEVFRVGQNTAALTHGDPVAYLSAGTLAFLVSRLLTGCDLATAVDEALDELSGHRGQQEVSRKVAAAVRYAASAETTPTHLETGIGNGWSAADALGIGLYAALVADGDIDVALPLAVNHSGNSATTGAVCGSLVGAQAGAAKIPDRWRTELELHDVIEQLAHDASLEFGPHPPDTEDWTTRYPPT